One part of the Thermoanaerobacterium sp. CMT5567-10 genome encodes these proteins:
- a CDS encoding ATP-binding cassette domain-containing protein: MKKRVSINLKIKLLKHIPKLSGGQKQRIAIARAILSDSKIIIFDEATSALDSLSQKHISENIDKYLKDKTVVKIAHRLSTIKDADTIYVIDKGKVVEEGNFEELVEKGGYFYSFIKEQNMEADIDSIA, encoded by the coding sequence ATGAAAAAGAGAGTTTCGATTAATTTGAAAATAAAATTATTGAAGCATATACCAAAATTATCAGGCGGACAAAAACAAAGGATAGCCATCGCCAGAGCAATCTTAAGTGATTCAAAAATCATTATTTTCGATGAAGCAACATCTGCTTTGGATAGTTTATCGCAAAAGCATATATCGGAAAATATAGACAAATATTTGAAAGATAAAACTGTTGTTAAAATAGCTCATAGGTTATCGACAATAAAAGATGCAGACACAATATATGTAATTGATAAGGGGAAAGTTGTAGAAGAGGGAAACTTCGAAGAACTGGTGGAAAAAGGAGGGTATTTTTACAGCTTTATAAAAGAGCAGAATATGGAAGCAGATATCGATTCTATTGCATAA
- a CDS encoding ABC transporter ATP-binding protein → MSILETVKLTKTYGKGDNKVEALKEVSVSIENGKFTTIVGHSGSGKSTLLHCMAGLDVPTSGEVLLNGENIFNLSEEKLSILRRRNFGFVFQSFNLIPVIDVYENITLPVSLDNKKIDKDYISEIIEILGLESKIKSFPNELSGGQQQRVAIARALSNKPDIIFADEPTGNLDSKTAEEVMKFFKLCVEKFGQTLIMVTHNKDIAASADVCITIQDGKILS, encoded by the coding sequence ATGAGCATATTAGAGACAGTAAAATTGACTAAGACATACGGCAAAGGTGACAATAAAGTAGAGGCTTTAAAGGAAGTATCAGTTTCTATAGAAAATGGAAAATTCACTACTATAGTAGGCCATAGCGGTTCAGGTAAGAGTACGTTGCTTCACTGCATGGCAGGACTAGATGTGCCTACATCAGGTGAAGTATTATTAAATGGTGAGAATATATTTAATCTATCGGAAGAAAAACTTTCGATACTGAGAAGGCGAAACTTCGGATTTGTATTTCAAAGCTTTAACCTTATACCAGTTATAGACGTGTATGAAAATATAACATTGCCAGTATCATTAGATAATAAAAAAATAGATAAGGACTACATATCGGAAATAATAGAAATTTTAGGACTAGAGAGCAAGATAAAAAGCTTTCCAAATGAACTCTCAGGAGGACAGCAGCAAAGAGTAGCAATAGCAAGGGCACTATCAAACAAACCAGATATAATATTTGCAGATGAACCAACAGGTAATTTAGACAGTAAAACAGCGGAGGAAGTGATGAAATTCTTTAAACTCTGTGTAGAAAAATTTGGACAGACTTTGATTATGGTAACTCATAATAAAGATATAGCAGCATCAGCAGATGTATGCATAACAATACAAGATGGCAAGATTCTAAGCTAA
- a CDS encoding ABC transporter ATP-binding protein, translated as MVILKTINLNKVYGKGENKVHALKDININVEKGEFLAIVGPSGSGKSTLLHLLGGLDKPTEGTVEIDGVDIYKLSEDKLAIYRRRNIGFVFQQYNLIPVLNVRENIEMPVRLDKKIPDKEYIDDLIEFLGLTERQRHLPNQLSGGQQQRVAIGRALAAKPSIILADEPTGNLDTKTTGEVMNLIKSSIKKYNQTLVLITHNENIAQSADRILSIVDGEIQ; from the coding sequence ATGGTTATATTAAAAACGATAAATTTAAACAAAGTTTACGGAAAGGGTGAAAATAAAGTACACGCACTAAAGGATATAAACATAAATGTAGAAAAAGGTGAATTTTTGGCAATCGTAGGACCAAGCGGAAGTGGAAAATCAACATTGCTCCACTTATTAGGAGGACTTGATAAACCAACAGAAGGAACAGTTGAGATAGATGGTGTGGATATATATAAGCTATCTGAGGACAAATTAGCTATATACAGGAGGAGAAATATAGGATTCGTATTTCAGCAGTACAATTTGATACCAGTATTAAATGTAAGAGAAAATATAGAAATGCCAGTAAGACTAGATAAAAAAATACCAGATAAAGAATATATAGATGATTTGATAGAATTTTTAGGGTTAACAGAAAGACAAAGACATTTACCAAATCAGCTTTCAGGAGGGCAGCAGCAGAGAGTGGCAATAGGCAGAGCATTGGCAGCAAAGCCCAGTATAATATTAGCAGATGAACCCACGGGGAATTTAGACACAAAAACGACAGGTGAAGTAATGAACCTGATAAAAAGTTCTATTAAAAAATATAATCAGACACTTGTATTGATAACACATAATGAAAATATAGCACAAAGTGCAGACAGAATATTATCTATTGTTGATGGAGAAATACAATAG
- a CDS encoding ABC transporter permease gives MFKLSLQYIKHYKKRTFSVLVAIILSVAVIASIIILGQSANQANIDSIKYDEGSYHAVFTKLDNDQIEKIKKDKSIKDRGFAEYYDSVALTDDFYLNILRADKEYIKLGSSFSGNSFIKEGRYPEKDNEIAVEEWVLNVLGKEPKVGSDLQLKLEDRRETKTYKLVGILKDRPEFKRSMTLQAFLPISDDFKGNRNISMVTFKDENNINKLTSLLAKKLNVKSDDIVKNTTLIEAYGKLNNIYKNNIFSLLVILVASFIVIYGIYSISILQRISEYGILLAIGSSRKQLMEITLYELLILSAMGVPIGIILGLIVSKLLSGLVGNVFTEGAVNISRLVITKEAFIIPVIVTAAVILLIVIAVYITISKISSIEAIRKNLGLREKCNKKIYKKVASGKNLSIYSIVTIRNILSNSRSFIMIILSISIAGILFINASYLSFLEERQVDNIADSIGYNSDYKINLVPGAKKTDGLSSKELERIRSLNGVRDLSAIQVIYSRLMLSSEHISEPMYFENLNSTPYIKDLMNGMLVKNLKATDKLEEYILKDNMYGYDDKSLAKLRKYLVKGKIDIDRMKKENLAIVRIPNPINTENKRPYVANFKVGDKIRVAFSNKGTNSEESWKINYNDDSYEYKEYTVTAIVNNLLDYDNYYTVNNSVDVVLSSDIFKKDTGITQYKIISINKERGVNHNVLYKKIKSIIDKKPGVILRDLDKEIENFNILNENKHRFINAIVMILFIMGVFNIANNIKYNIASRMREFGMLRAVGTTNKSLKEMFLAEGFLYGAISSVVVIIFGVLVQYILYNKYLAIYINPIFKIQYREYLIVIIINFIVTIATTYLSSMNIRKTAVVDMIKNDQ, from the coding sequence ATGTTTAAATTATCATTACAATATATCAAACATTACAAAAAAAGGACTTTTTCTGTGTTGGTGGCTATAATCCTAAGTGTTGCTGTTATTGCAAGTATAATAATATTGGGCCAAAGTGCCAACCAGGCAAATATTGATAGTATAAAATATGACGAAGGAAGTTACCATGCGGTTTTTACAAAATTAGACAATGATCAGATAGAGAAAATAAAAAAGGATAAATCAATAAAAGACAGAGGATTTGCAGAGTATTATGATTCGGTTGCCTTAACTGATGATTTTTATTTGAATATTCTAAGGGCAGATAAAGAATACATAAAATTAGGAAGCTCTTTCAGTGGTAATTCATTTATCAAAGAAGGAAGATATCCAGAGAAAGATAATGAAATTGCTGTTGAAGAGTGGGTCTTAAATGTTCTTGGGAAAGAACCTAAAGTTGGCAGTGACTTGCAACTTAAGCTGGAAGACAGAAGGGAAACAAAAACGTATAAATTGGTGGGAATATTGAAAGACAGACCAGAATTTAAAAGAAGTATGACCTTACAGGCATTTTTGCCTATTAGTGATGATTTTAAAGGAAACAGAAATATTTCTATGGTGACATTTAAAGATGAAAACAATATAAATAAATTGACGTCTTTACTGGCAAAGAAATTGAATGTGAAGAGCGATGACATAGTTAAAAACACGACGCTAATAGAGGCATATGGGAAATTAAATAATATATATAAAAACAATATTTTTTCATTACTTGTAATATTGGTAGCTTCTTTTATAGTTATATATGGAATATACAGCATATCAATTCTTCAAAGAATATCAGAATACGGAATTTTATTAGCTATAGGTAGCAGTAGAAAGCAATTGATGGAAATAACATTATATGAATTGCTTATATTGAGTGCAATGGGTGTCCCTATAGGTATTATATTAGGTCTGATCGTTTCAAAGCTGTTAAGCGGTTTAGTTGGAAATGTATTTACTGAAGGAGCTGTCAACATAAGCCGGCTTGTTATAACTAAGGAAGCCTTTATTATACCTGTAATTGTTACAGCAGCCGTCATACTTTTGATTGTTATTGCAGTCTATATAACCATATCAAAGATATCATCTATAGAAGCTATAAGAAAAAATTTAGGACTAAGAGAAAAATGCAATAAAAAAATATATAAGAAAGTAGCCTCAGGGAAAAACCTGTCCATATATTCAATTGTAACTATAAGGAATATTCTTTCTAACAGCAGAAGCTTTATAATGATTATACTATCAATAAGTATTGCAGGCATACTTTTTATAAATGCAAGCTACTTAAGTTTTTTAGAAGAAAGGCAAGTAGACAATATAGCAGATAGCATAGGGTATAATTCCGACTATAAAATAAATCTTGTACCCGGTGCGAAAAAAACCGACGGGCTAAGCAGCAAAGAACTAGAGAGAATAAGGTCATTAAACGGAGTAAGGGATTTATCAGCTATACAGGTAATATATTCAAGACTTATGCTAAGCAGTGAACATATATCAGAACCTATGTACTTTGAAAATTTAAACAGCACTCCATATATAAAAGATTTGATGAATGGAATGTTAGTCAAAAATTTAAAGGCGACGGATAAATTGGAAGAATATATTTTAAAAGATAATATGTACGGTTATGATGATAAATCTCTTGCCAAGTTAAGAAAATATTTGGTAAAAGGTAAAATTGATATTGACAGGATGAAAAAAGAAAATCTTGCCATTGTGAGGATACCCAATCCCATAAATACAGAAAATAAAAGGCCTTACGTTGCAAATTTCAAAGTGGGAGATAAAATAAGAGTTGCTTTTTCAAACAAGGGAACAAATTCTGAGGAAAGCTGGAAAATTAATTATAATGACGATAGCTATGAATATAAAGAATATACTGTGACGGCAATAGTAAACAATCTGTTGGATTACGATAATTATTATACTGTAAATAACAGCGTTGATGTTGTCCTATCCTCGGATATATTTAAAAAGGATACGGGGATAACTCAGTATAAGATTATAAGCATCAACAAAGAAAGAGGAGTAAATCATAATGTCTTATATAAAAAGATTAAATCAATAATTGATAAGAAACCTGGAGTAATTTTAAGAGATTTAGATAAAGAAATAGAAAATTTTAATATACTGAATGAAAATAAGCACAGATTTATAAATGCAATTGTAATGATACTGTTCATTATGGGAGTATTTAATATAGCAAACAATATTAAATATAATATTGCATCGCGAATGAGAGAGTTTGGCATGTTAAGAGCTGTCGGCACTACAAACAAAAGCCTGAAAGAGATGTTTTTAGCTGAAGGGTTCTTATATGGAGCTATATCAAGTGTAGTAGTAATTATCTTTGGAGTGTTGGTTCAATATATTTTATATAATAAATATTTAGCTATATATATAAATCCCATCTTTAAGATACAATACAGAGAATATTTGATTGTTATCATTATAAATTTTATAGTAACAATTGCAACAACATACCTATCATCTATGAATATAAGAAAAACAGCAGTAGTTGATATGATCAAAAATGATCAATGA
- a CDS encoding ABC transporter permease, producing MNVYIHLALAYLKKQRGRTIALVLGVALAVMLVFGTNVIFESQSRNQLANIYKMYGTYQGIFTNLNKDLTEKIKNDKDVSKSAVAANLGNLVTDNGISMILNSTDKDYIEMNGYTLTKGHLPNKQGEIVLESQALKKMGLKEKLGVTINFKIKKEYKDENGLNQIYIENKSFTLVGILDKPKQYYEGYYSLRGFTYFKEGENNVLPDNLITYEEIVKLKSKANLSGQLNQIRERYNIGRWDYDLNIQLVTALDDYSSQNTNDSVRHFNILIIITAILLIYNMFNISLIDMIKQIGMMRAIGSSKKQVRLIIGFQSLFILIIGLSLGLLMGIAFSYIGMKLFNFAFLDVSQSTVYISAKNIWNALIVGTATVILSSIIPIWMSGMISPIEAMRKSDRSGGKQRNRGYHKFIKKISGITGEMAYKNVWRNKWRTIIIVVSVAMAGYLFIDDIAFLNNRDAVYNTTPYVLNMQDYDFKLLFGPNIDLYFTGYTNDDVKAISQIEGVKKVGTKVSMEGFLESDVNDLENDFKKYNGISDTNKNVETMIEVKGYDDDQLQGFKKYIDKGDMSSLNNSSDKYPNAIVFNYYYDIFKHKLEGIRKDLKVGDTMTIRIPVIRNGKIAYEEENIRVGALLKQEWTAKGDSTRGARMEIILPQKYLMTISGKSTYDQISVQSEAGKDTYVYDSINKILKDKPFTDVESKLSYIEKSQKGFTGVLKSDMVIVALILLIAGMNVYNTLKTNLLIRTNEFATLRAIGMTVKQLKSMIIKESIIYGVLSSIIAAVIGSYNVYSFYSLVNRQYKAGFNISERLQFKFPVIPILLYSAIVIVICILSSYVSAKKVEKLNIVEGLNIIE from the coding sequence ATGAATGTATATATACATTTAGCATTAGCATATCTGAAAAAACAAAGAGGAAGGACGATTGCTTTAGTATTAGGTGTCGCCTTGGCAGTAATGCTTGTATTTGGTACTAACGTTATATTTGAAAGCCAGAGCAGAAATCAGCTTGCTAATATTTACAAAATGTATGGAACATATCAGGGCATATTTACTAATCTAAATAAAGACTTGACTGAGAAAATAAAAAATGATAAAGACGTAAGTAAATCTGCAGTAGCAGCTAATCTAGGAAATCTCGTTACTGATAATGGAATTTCAATGATATTAAATTCAACAGACAAAGACTATATAGAAATGAATGGATACACTCTTACAAAAGGTCATTTGCCAAATAAGCAAGGAGAAATAGTATTAGAATCACAGGCTTTAAAAAAGATGGGACTTAAAGAAAAGCTGGGTGTGACAATAAATTTTAAAATCAAAAAGGAATATAAAGATGAAAACGGCCTGAACCAAATATACATAGAAAACAAGTCGTTCACATTGGTGGGGATATTAGATAAGCCCAAACAATATTATGAGGGGTACTATTCACTGAGAGGATTTACATACTTTAAAGAAGGTGAAAATAATGTACTGCCTGACAATCTTATAACATATGAGGAAATTGTCAAATTGAAATCAAAGGCTAATCTATCGGGTCAGTTGAATCAGATAAGAGAGAGGTATAATATAGGAAGATGGGATTATGATCTAAATATACAACTGGTAACAGCACTTGATGATTACAGTTCTCAAAATACGAATGATTCTGTACGTCATTTTAATATTTTGATAATAATTACAGCGATTCTTCTTATATATAACATGTTTAACATATCTTTAATAGACATGATAAAGCAAATAGGCATGATGAGGGCTATAGGGTCGTCAAAGAAACAAGTGAGACTGATAATAGGATTTCAAAGCTTATTTATTCTCATCATTGGATTATCTCTTGGTCTATTGATGGGAATTGCATTTTCATATATTGGGATGAAGTTGTTTAACTTTGCATTTTTAGATGTATCACAATCAACAGTGTACATAAGTGCGAAAAACATATGGAATGCATTAATAGTCGGTACAGCAACAGTCATATTATCAAGTATAATACCCATATGGATGTCAGGAATGATATCACCAATAGAAGCTATGAGAAAGAGCGATAGATCAGGTGGAAAACAAAGAAATAGAGGATACCATAAGTTTATAAAAAAGATATCTGGGATAACAGGTGAGATGGCATATAAAAATGTGTGGAGAAATAAGTGGAGGACTATAATAATAGTTGTATCAGTAGCAATGGCAGGATATTTATTTATAGATGATATTGCATTTCTTAACAACCGAGATGCGGTGTATAATACAACACCGTATGTTTTAAACATGCAGGACTATGATTTTAAATTGTTGTTTGGTCCAAATATAGATCTATATTTTACAGGTTATACAAATGATGATGTAAAAGCCATATCTCAGATAGAAGGAGTGAAAAAAGTAGGTACAAAAGTATCTATGGAAGGTTTTTTGGAATCTGATGTAAATGATTTAGAAAATGACTTTAAAAAGTACAATGGAATTTCAGATACAAATAAAAATGTGGAAACAATGATAGAAGTAAAAGGCTATGATGATGATCAGTTGCAGGGATTTAAGAAGTATATAGATAAAGGTGACATGTCATCGCTGAATAATTCATCAGATAAATATCCAAATGCAATAGTATTTAATTACTATTATGATATTTTTAAACATAAGCTCGAGGGAATTAGAAAAGATTTAAAAGTTGGTGATACCATGACAATAAGGATTCCTGTTATCAGAAATGGCAAAATAGCATATGAAGAGGAAAATATCAGAGTAGGTGCACTATTAAAGCAGGAATGGACAGCTAAAGGTGACAGTACACGGGGAGCCAGGATGGAGATAATCCTTCCTCAAAAGTACTTAATGACCATTTCAGGGAAAAGTACATATGACCAGATCAGTGTGCAGTCTGAGGCGGGAAAGGACACTTATGTGTATGATAGTATAAACAAGATTCTAAAGGACAAGCCTTTTACAGATGTGGAAAGCAAGCTAAGTTATATAGAAAAGAGCCAAAAAGGATTTACGGGAGTATTGAAATCAGACATGGTGATCGTAGCATTGATATTACTAATAGCAGGCATGAATGTATATAATACGCTAAAAACTAACTTATTGATACGTACAAATGAGTTTGCCACACTTAGAGCAATAGGCATGACAGTCAAGCAGCTTAAAAGCATGATAATAAAAGAATCGATTATTTATGGTGTATTGAGCAGCATAATAGCGGCTGTAATAGGCAGTTACAACGTTTATTCATTTTACAGTTTGGTAAACAGGCAGTACAAGGCTGGATTTAACATAAGCGAAAGGCTGCAATTTAAATTTCCAGTTATACCAATACTATTGTACAGTGCTATAGTTATAGTTATATGCATATTGTCATCTTATGTATCTGCAAAGAAAGTAGAAAAGCTTAATATAGTAGAAGGTCTAAATATAATCGAATAA